One segment of Penaeus vannamei isolate JL-2024 chromosome 3, ASM4276789v1, whole genome shotgun sequence DNA contains the following:
- the LOC113814501 gene encoding XK-related protein 6 → MPEDWEKEADLEKKQQVLEAWGKSVGAGRMASEEAMELQPKGRDAPAPEGTGEDGDQGGSCCCRSPCGECLGIFLKYTVGRTMQLSLYVLDIVTDIGVAVTDYRAGDYIFAYLTLGFVFAPGFLFSLFAFTEVLSNNTGLLACFKAPLWLISFPVLPLWPVVRDLRQIFHGVMALFPSRRQHHLEYLNRPSRAYLVKFLEAFAEAAPQLLLRLYKITLRRQLLPFSQFETLEIVQISFSLLTLTTKIISTHQKNITTSQVINGDMEDSQRFRMPCFVQILAVLWWAGFLVARFQAMALFAGSWKAWIFLVIGLHVALVFLFQTVAAGKNRLKRVFIYLFSAFVFIFAYLQFNMKARLKVAAWFPYTVYAILVFLENSVMLVMWFMSQMNAASALPEEEQAVYTIHRERLIFIHYGCFCFSLFMMILTFVCAPGPPPDAREEDEKENVGATVTKVSSFSHG, encoded by the exons ATGCCGGAGGACTGGGAGAAGGAAGCCGACCTTGAGAAGAAGCAACAGGTCCTGGAGGCGTGGGGCAAGAGCGTGGGCGCGGGCAGGATGGCTTCCGAGGAGGCGATGGAGCTGCAGCCGAAGGGGAGGGACGCCCCGGCGCCCGAAGGGACGGGGGAGGACGGCGACCAGGGAGGCTCCTGCTGCTGCCGCTCGCCGTGCGGGGAGTGCTTGGGCATCTTCCTCAA GTACACGGTAGGTCGAACCATGCAACTCTCCCTATACGTACTAGACATAGTAACGGACATCGGCGTGGCTGTTACTGATTATCGAGCAG GAGACTACATCTTCGCCTACCTGACGCTGGGCTTCGTGTTCGCCCCCGGGTTCCTGTTCTCCCTGTTCGCCTTCACGGAGGTCCTCAGCAACAACACGGGCCTCTTGGCGTGCTTCAAGGCGCCGCTCTGGCTCATTAGCTTCCCGGTCCTGCCCCTTTGGCCGGTCGTGAG GGATTTGCGTCAGATCTTCCACGGCGTGATGGCCCTCTTCCCGTCCCGCCGACAGCACCACCTCGAGTACCTGAATCGCCCGAGTCGCGCCTACCTCGTCAAATTCCTCGAGGCGTTTGCAGAGGCGGCGCCGCAGCTCCTGCTCCGCCTCTACAAGATCACCCTCAGGCGACAACTCTTGCCTTTCTCTCAGTTCG AAACGTTGGAGATCGTGCAGATATCCTTCTCGCTGCTCACTCTCACCACCAAGATCATCTCGACGCACCAGAAGAACATCACCACCAGCCAGGTCATCAACGGGGACATGGAGGACTCTCAGCGCTTCAGGATGCCGTGCTTCGtccag ATTCTGGCAGTGCTCTGGTGGGCCGGCTTCTTGGTCGCTCGGTTCCAGGCGATGGCGCTCTTTGCTGGCTCCTGGAAGGCCTGGATCTTCCTCGTGATCGGCCTCCACGTTGCCCTGGTGTTCCTCTTCCAGACCGTCGCCGCGGGGAAGAACAGGCTGAAGAGGGTCTTCATCTACCTCTTTAGCGCCTTTGTCTTCATCTTCGCTTACTTGCAGTTCAACATGAAAGCGAGGTTAAAG GTGGCAGCTTGGTTCCCTTACACTGTGTATGCAATACTGGTGTTCCTGGAGAACTCGGTCATGCTCGTGATGTGGTTCATGAGCCAAATGAACGCCGCGTCCGCCTTGCCCGAAGAGGAGCAGGCGGTTTACACCATTCACAGGGAGCGGCTCATCTTCATCCACTACGGCTGCTTCTGCTTCAGCCTCTTCATGATGATCCTCACCTTCGTCTGCGCCCCAGGGCCTCCCCCCGACGCCcgcgaggaggacgagaaggagaatgtGGGCGCCACCGTTACGAAGGTGTCGAGCTTCAGCCACGGATGA